The following are from one region of the Phormidium sp. PBR-2020 genome:
- a CDS encoding restriction endonuclease, which produces MSTKSIKDDLLILNSAENKVLEVQEFINQAKELIAESKCIDIEETRNRCIKEATLLPIIGNYTPSFSSLEASSNNLILDLDQQLDAVQKILEEYSSIIYTKRMEITPPFLLDIIEGIEDLLARLQDIYLGKNLPSSQKIEDSSLPKLREQVSDIKTCFGKSISQPQRWTDLNRHLAFGEIHDLDDIVNRDWPSVRQGILRSFFGLRDIDSLDGESISEFRSLVKYVANQNQFSWKELSSEEFERLIFQLVSSPDITYENAEFLMQTNAPDCGRDISVWRVCQDSLFGSIRHRVIIQCKHWLDKSLSVKDISYLKDQLQLWEPPRVDVLIIATTGYFSSDSVRFMENHNQSSSALRIEYWPIEKIKKIVESRPYLLEKFKV; this is translated from the coding sequence ATGAGCACCAAATCAATCAAGGATGATTTACTCATCCTTAATTCTGCCGAGAATAAAGTTTTGGAGGTTCAAGAATTTATCAACCAGGCAAAGGAACTGATAGCAGAAAGTAAATGTATTGACATTGAGGAAACTAGAAACAGATGCATCAAAGAGGCGACTCTTTTGCCAATCATAGGAAACTACACGCCAAGCTTTTCTTCGCTTGAGGCTAGTTCAAATAATTTGATTTTGGATCTTGATCAACAGTTGGATGCTGTACAAAAAATTTTAGAAGAATATAGTTCAATAATTTACACAAAAAGAATGGAGATTACGCCACCCTTTTTGCTAGATATAATTGAGGGAATTGAAGATTTATTAGCCAGATTACAAGATATTTATCTTGGGAAAAACTTACCTAGTTCCCAAAAAATTGAAGATTCCAGTCTTCCTAAATTAAGAGAGCAAGTTTCAGACATTAAAACATGTTTTGGAAAGAGTATTTCTCAGCCTCAAAGATGGACAGATCTAAACCGGCACCTTGCTTTTGGTGAAATTCATGATTTGGATGATATTGTAAATCGCGACTGGCCAAGTGTAAGGCAAGGTATCTTAAGGAGTTTCTTTGGATTGAGAGATATAGATTCTTTAGATGGGGAAAGTATCAGTGAATTTAGAAGCCTAGTTAAGTATGTAGCGAATCAGAATCAATTTAGCTGGAAAGAGCTTAGCTCAGAAGAATTTGAAAGATTAATTTTTCAGCTGGTTTCATCTCCAGATATCACTTATGAGAATGCAGAATTTTTAATGCAGACAAATGCTCCTGACTGTGGTAGAGATATTTCAGTATGGAGAGTCTGTCAGGATAGTCTCTTTGGCTCAATCCGACATAGAGTAATCATACAGTGTAAGCATTGGCTAGATAAGAGTTTATCTGTAAAAGATATAAGCTATCTGAAGGATCAGCTTCAGCTATGGGAGCCACCCAGAGTGGATGTATTAATCATTGCAACAACAGGATATTTTTCTTCTGATTCAGTGAGGTTTATGGAAAACCACAATCAATCTTCTTCCGCGCTAAGAATTGAATACTGGCCCATTGAAAAGATCAAAAAAATAGTTGAATCCCGACCATATCTATTAGAGAAGTTTAAGGTCTAG
- a CDS encoding type II toxin-antitoxin system VapC family toxin, with amino-acid sequence MNGRFVLDTNIVIALFADEAIVKSSLAQASEVFIPSIVIGELCYGARKSGRVEANLARVDELVAGSTILVCDAETARQYGAVKNKLRLKGRPLPENDVWIAALALQHDLILVTRDAHFQEVESLKAVAW; translated from the coding sequence ATGAATGGTAGGTTTGTTCTCGATACCAATATCGTTATTGCGCTTTTTGCTGATGAGGCGATCGTCAAAAGCAGTCTTGCTCAAGCCAGTGAGGTTTTCATTCCAAGCATTGTCATTGGTGAGCTGTGTTATGGAGCCAGAAAGTCAGGACGAGTTGAAGCAAACTTAGCAAGAGTTGATGAATTAGTTGCTGGCAGCACAATATTGGTGTGTGACGCTGAAACCGCACGGCAATACGGTGCGGTCAAAAACAAGTTAAGGCTCAAGGGCCGTCCATTACCTGAAAATGATGTCTGGATTGCAGCCCTTGCACTACAGCATGATTTGATTCTAGTAACACGCGATGCTCATTTTCAAGAAGTGGAGAGTCTGAAAGCAGTAGCGTGGTGA